Proteins from a genomic interval of Antedon mediterranea chromosome 5, ecAntMedi1.1, whole genome shotgun sequence:
- the LOC140049311 gene encoding uncharacterized protein isoform X2: MVAGSAYCAAINCKNKRPKGLGSKIPFYRFPKDTERCAVWVDNCRRKDYRGKSSEYLHRNCRLCAEHFEESQKFKFSNKLVWNAIPTLFDVPNPPRRLPKRRVFVGKVQNDQKLVAKIQNEQKLVAKIQNEQTLVMTRVQNEEMMLVASRVQNEEMLVAGVQNEEDNDIPQNKIKNKRSASIFKDHDYVRKNDKDQTSRNNNPVIILKEVLDKTNKPANTVTIQKLNVDKRNQQSTIVVPIKQVGYVQSTNQKPKLTKDQQIQSLLNEREEMGKEILSHQMERYKMQTLVKRCLASQKTSTRQRVQICRLRKKVKALKDKVSKTIECDNSEEHLIKLARNHISGTTLDFFVSQITGVNKKEGRRYKEGVMSLAMKVYKESPKAYAELCKVFTLPIVSTLKKRARKLLKASQGTAPQKTGGSIDEQVTGGSIDEQISGGSVDAHISGGSVDAQITDGSIDKQVTVPVMFQESATAVEEMVGIIEANPSEQQTVYHNISEAADGSNLPAMVDRMVELSPLVVISLGESLAKDAATELTA; the protein is encoded by the exons ATGGTTGCTGGATCTGCTTACTGTGCGGCAATAAATTGCAAAAACAAAAGACCTAAAGGGCTAGGAAGTAAAATACCATTTTACAGGTTTCCAAAAGATACAGAAAG gTGTGCTGTATGGGTTGACAACTGCAGAAGGAAAGACTACAGGGGAAAAAGTTCTGAATATTTGCACAGAAATTGTAGGTTATGTGCAGAACATTTTGAGGAATCCCAGAAAttcaaattttcaaataaaCTGGTTTGGAATGCAATTCCGACTCTCTTTGATGTTCCAAATCCGCCACGAAGATTACCAAAAAGACGGGTATTTGTGGGAAAAGTACAAAATGATCAGAAGTTGGTGGCTAAAATACAAAACGAGCAGAAGTTGGTGGCCAAAATACAAAACGAGCAGACATTAGTGATGACCAGAGTACAAAATGAGGAGATGATGCTAGTGGCCAGCAGAGTACAAAATGAGGAGATGCTAGTTGCTGGAGTACAAAATGAGGAAGATAACGACATACCacagaacaaaattaaaaataaaagaa gtGCTTCAATCTTCAAAGATCACGATTATGTACGAAAGAATGATAAAGACCAAACATCGAGAAACAACAATCCTGTGATTATCCTGAAGGAAGTTCTGGACAAAACAAACAAGCCCGCAAATACTGTCACTATCCAGAAGTTAAATGTGGACAAACGAAATCAACAGAGTACAATAG tTGTACCTATAAAACAAGTTGGCTACGTTCAATCAACGAATCAAAAACCCAAGCTGACCAAAGATCAGCAGATACAATCGTTGCTAAATGAGAGGGAAGAGATGGGAAAAGAAATCTTGAGCCACCAGATGGAGAGATATAAAATGCAAACATTGGTTAAACGGTGTCTAGCTTCCCAGAAAACTTCTACAAGACAACGAGTACAAATATGCCGACTtcgaaaaaaagtaaaagctCTAAAAGATAAAGTGTCGAAGACGATAGAATGCGATAATTCTGAGGAGCATTTAATAAAGCTAGCTAGAAACCATATTAGTGGAACAACTCTAGATTTTTTTGTATCTCAGATAACTGGAGTTAATAAGAAAGAGGGCAGACGGTATAAAGAGGGTGTAATGTCACTGGCGATGAAAGTGTACAAGGAAAGCCCGAAAGCGTATGCAGAGCTTTGTAAAGTTTTTACGTTGCCCATAGTAtcgacattaaaaaaaagagcCCGTAAGCTGCTCAAAGCAAGTCAGGGAACTGCACCTCAAAAGACTGGTGGCAGTATTGATGAACAGGTCACTGGTGGCAGTATTGATGAACAGATCTCTGGCGGCAGTGTTGATGCACATATCAGTGGTGGCAGTGTTGATGCACAGATCACTGATGGCAGTATTGATAAACAGGTCACTG TTCCAGTGATGTTCCAGGAATCTGCAACCGCTGTAGAAGAGATGGTTGGAATCATCGAGGCAAACCCTTCCGAGCAGCAAACGGTATACCACAACATTTCTGAAGCTGCTGATGGCTCAAACTTGCCAGCTATGGTAGACCGTATGGTTGAACTTTCACCTCTTGTTGTCATATCTCTTGGTGAATCCTTAGCAAAGGATGCAGCTACTGAACTCACAGCTTAA
- the LOC140049311 gene encoding uncharacterized protein isoform X1, producing MVAGSAYCAAINCKNKRPKGLGSKIPFYRFPKDTERCAVWVDNCRRKDYRGKSSEYLHRNCRLCAEHFEESQKFKFSNKLVWNAIPTLFDVPNPPRRLPKRRVFVGKVQNDQKLVAKIQNEQKLVAKIQNEQTLVMTRVQNEEMMLVASRVQNEEMLVAGVQNEEDNDIPQNKIKNKRSASIFKDHDYVRKNDKDQTSRNNNPVIILKEVLDKTNKPANTVTIQKLNVDKRNQQSTIVVPIKQVGYVQSTNQKPKLTKDQQIQSLLNEREEMGKEILSHQMERYKMQTLVKRCLASQKTSTRQRVQICRLRKKVKALKDKVSKTIECDNSEEHLIKLARNHISGTTLDFFVSQITGVNKKEGRRYKEGVMSLAMKVYKESPKAYAELCKVFTLPIVSTLKKRARKLLKASQGTAPQKTGGSIDEQVTGGSIDEQISGGSVDAHISGGSVDAQITDGSIDKQVTGESIDKQISVTVPVMFQESATAVEEMVGIIEANPSEQQTVYHNISEAADGSNLPAMVDRMVELSPLVVISLGESLAKDAATELTA from the exons ATGGTTGCTGGATCTGCTTACTGTGCGGCAATAAATTGCAAAAACAAAAGACCTAAAGGGCTAGGAAGTAAAATACCATTTTACAGGTTTCCAAAAGATACAGAAAG gTGTGCTGTATGGGTTGACAACTGCAGAAGGAAAGACTACAGGGGAAAAAGTTCTGAATATTTGCACAGAAATTGTAGGTTATGTGCAGAACATTTTGAGGAATCCCAGAAAttcaaattttcaaataaaCTGGTTTGGAATGCAATTCCGACTCTCTTTGATGTTCCAAATCCGCCACGAAGATTACCAAAAAGACGGGTATTTGTGGGAAAAGTACAAAATGATCAGAAGTTGGTGGCTAAAATACAAAACGAGCAGAAGTTGGTGGCCAAAATACAAAACGAGCAGACATTAGTGATGACCAGAGTACAAAATGAGGAGATGATGCTAGTGGCCAGCAGAGTACAAAATGAGGAGATGCTAGTTGCTGGAGTACAAAATGAGGAAGATAACGACATACCacagaacaaaattaaaaataaaagaa gtGCTTCAATCTTCAAAGATCACGATTATGTACGAAAGAATGATAAAGACCAAACATCGAGAAACAACAATCCTGTGATTATCCTGAAGGAAGTTCTGGACAAAACAAACAAGCCCGCAAATACTGTCACTATCCAGAAGTTAAATGTGGACAAACGAAATCAACAGAGTACAATAG tTGTACCTATAAAACAAGTTGGCTACGTTCAATCAACGAATCAAAAACCCAAGCTGACCAAAGATCAGCAGATACAATCGTTGCTAAATGAGAGGGAAGAGATGGGAAAAGAAATCTTGAGCCACCAGATGGAGAGATATAAAATGCAAACATTGGTTAAACGGTGTCTAGCTTCCCAGAAAACTTCTACAAGACAACGAGTACAAATATGCCGACTtcgaaaaaaagtaaaagctCTAAAAGATAAAGTGTCGAAGACGATAGAATGCGATAATTCTGAGGAGCATTTAATAAAGCTAGCTAGAAACCATATTAGTGGAACAACTCTAGATTTTTTTGTATCTCAGATAACTGGAGTTAATAAGAAAGAGGGCAGACGGTATAAAGAGGGTGTAATGTCACTGGCGATGAAAGTGTACAAGGAAAGCCCGAAAGCGTATGCAGAGCTTTGTAAAGTTTTTACGTTGCCCATAGTAtcgacattaaaaaaaagagcCCGTAAGCTGCTCAAAGCAAGTCAGGGAACTGCACCTCAAAAGACTGGTGGCAGTATTGATGAACAGGTCACTGGTGGCAGTATTGATGAACAGATCTCTGGCGGCAGTGTTGATGCACATATCAGTGGTGGCAGTGTTGATGCACAGATCACTGATGGCAGTATTGATAAACAGGTCACTGGTGAAAGTATTGATAAACAGATCTCTGTCACTGTTCCAGTGATGTTCCAGGAATCTGCAACCGCTGTAGAAGAGATGGTTGGAATCATCGAGGCAAACCCTTCCGAGCAGCAAACGGTATACCACAACATTTCTGAAGCTGCTGATGGCTCAAACTTGCCAGCTATGGTAGACCGTATGGTTGAACTTTCACCTCTTGTTGTCATATCTCTTGGTGAATCCTTAGCAAAGGATGCAGCTACTGAACTCACAGCTTAA